In Polaribacter sp. Hel_I_88, the following proteins share a genomic window:
- a CDS encoding rhomboid family intramembrane serine protease, with protein MNDENQLKISKSIFLVPVAYVVAIWFIYWVEIYFSFNFNKFGVYPRTLKGFRGVFFTHFIHSNTSHLFNNSIPLFVLLTSLFYFYKDVALKILLFGGFFTGFLTWIIARDSYHIGASGIVYLLFSFIFFSGIIRKHFRLVALSLIIIFLYGSMIWYVFPIKEGMSWEGHLSGFVVGFTFAFIFRKKGIVKEEHQFIETEFDLLFDEHGNFSPPKIEEENDKKVEEE; from the coding sequence ATGAATGACGAGAATCAGTTAAAAATATCGAAATCAATTTTTTTAGTACCAGTTGCGTATGTAGTTGCAATTTGGTTTATTTATTGGGTTGAAATCTATTTTTCTTTCAATTTTAATAAATTCGGAGTATATCCAAGAACTTTAAAAGGTTTTAGAGGTGTTTTCTTTACCCATTTTATCCATAGTAATACAAGTCACCTTTTTAATAATTCAATTCCTTTATTTGTGCTCTTAACAAGTCTTTTTTATTTCTATAAAGATGTTGCTTTAAAAATCCTGTTATTTGGTGGTTTTTTTACAGGATTTTTAACTTGGATTATTGCAAGAGATTCCTATCATATAGGAGCTAGTGGAATTGTGTATTTATTATTTAGTTTTATTTTTTTTAGCGGAATTATCAGAAAACATTTTAGGCTGGTTGCGTTATCTTTAATAATTATCTTTTTATACGGAAGTATGATCTGGTATGTTTTTCCTATAAAAGAAGGCATGTCTTGGGAAGGACATTTATCAGGTTTTGTAGTGGGATTTACTTTTGCTTTTATATTTAGAAAAAAAGGTATTGTAAAAGAAGAACATCAATTTATAGAAACCGAATTTGATTTGTTATTTGATGAACATGGAAATTTTTCTCCACCAAAAATAGAAGAGGAAAATGATAAAAAAGTTGAAGAGGAATAG
- a CDS encoding YjjG family noncanonical pyrimidine nucleotidase, giving the protein MINIKHVFFDLDHTLWDFEKNSDLTFEKVFKKQQIDTDLHAFLEVYRPINLEYWRLYRDEKVSKKELRYGRLKKAFDSINYTISDDLIDIIAIEYIEFLPDFNHLFEGTFEILEYLKGKYQLHIITNGFQEIQHKKMEASKLLTYFDAIITSESVGVKKPNPKVFHHALEVTNANQENSIMIGDSLEADIFGAINIGMPAIYCNFDNKPKNDPAYKSITSLLELKQYL; this is encoded by the coding sequence ATGATAAATATAAAACACGTCTTTTTTGATTTAGATCATACTTTGTGGGATTTTGAAAAAAATTCTGATTTAACCTTTGAAAAAGTGTTTAAAAAACAACAAATAGATACAGATTTACATGCTTTTTTAGAGGTTTACAGACCTATAAACCTTGAATACTGGCGATTGTATAGAGATGAAAAAGTATCTAAAAAAGAATTAAGATATGGTCGATTAAAAAAAGCATTCGATAGTATAAACTACACAATTTCAGATGATTTAATTGATATTATTGCCATTGAATATATTGAGTTTTTACCAGATTTCAATCATCTTTTTGAGGGAACTTTCGAAATTTTAGAGTATTTAAAAGGTAAATATCAATTGCATATTATTACCAATGGTTTTCAGGAAATTCAGCATAAAAAAATGGAAGCTTCCAAATTACTTACTTATTTTGATGCCATCATTACCTCAGAATCTGTGGGTGTTAAAAAACCGAATCCAAAAGTTTTTCATCATGCTTTAGAGGTTACCAACGCAAATCAAGAAAATTCTATTATGATTGGCGATAGTTTAGAAGCAGATATTTTTGGGGCCATAAATATTGGCATGCCTGCCATTTATTGCAATTTTGATAACAAACCTAAAAACGATCCTGCTTATAAAAGTATAACATCTCTTTTAGAATTAAAGCAATATTTGTAA
- the radC gene encoding DNA repair protein RadC produces MEKLTIKTWALDDRPREKLVAKGKLALSDAELIAILIGSGNREESAVGLSKRILQSVEGNINTLAKLSVEKLCEFKGIGEAKAISIITALELGKRRQLEIALEKPKINSSKNGFNLMQPIIGDLNHEEFWVLFLNNSNKVLAKTQISKGGLTATIVDVRLLFKKALELSCVAIIVCHNHPSGKLQPSNADKQITQKIKTAGVTLDIKLLDHLIITEKDYFSFADEGIL; encoded by the coding sequence ATGGAAAAACTTACCATAAAAACTTGGGCTTTAGATGATAGACCTAGAGAAAAATTAGTTGCTAAAGGCAAATTAGCGTTGTCTGACGCAGAATTAATAGCCATATTAATTGGTTCTGGAAATAGAGAGGAAAGCGCAGTAGGTTTATCAAAAAGAATTTTACAATCTGTAGAGGGCAATATTAATACATTGGCAAAATTATCCGTAGAAAAATTATGCGAATTTAAAGGAATAGGAGAGGCCAAAGCTATTTCTATTATTACTGCTTTAGAATTGGGAAAACGAAGACAATTAGAAATTGCACTCGAAAAGCCCAAAATAAATTCAAGTAAAAACGGTTTTAATTTAATGCAGCCCATTATTGGCGATCTAAATCACGAAGAATTTTGGGTTTTATTCTTAAATAATTCCAATAAAGTTTTGGCAAAAACACAAATTAGCAAAGGGGGTTTAACAGCCACGATTGTTGATGTAAGATTGCTTTTTAAAAAGGCTTTGGAGCTTTCTTGCGTGGCTATTATTGTGTGTCATAATCATCCTTCAGGAAAATTACAGCCTAGTAATGCTGATAAACAAATTACTCAAAAAATAAAAACTGCGGGTGTAACTTTAGATATTAAATTGTTGGATCATTTAATCATTACTGAAAAAGATTATTTTAGCTTTGCAGATGAAGGGATTCTGTAG
- a CDS encoding replication-associated recombination protein A, which yields MNEPLAERIRPKTLEDYISQQHLVGTNGVLTKLIKQGIIPSLILWGPPGIGKTTLANIIATESKRPFYTLSAISSGVKDVREVIEKAKNSGGLFTAKNPILFIDEIHRFSKSQQDSLLGAVEKGWVTLIGATTENPSFEVIPALLSRCQVYILNSFDKNDLVALLHRAIEKDSILSTKKITLKETDALLQVSSGDARKLLNIFELLVSADDEIVITNELVLDKIQKNTVRYDKTGEQHYDIVSAFIKSIRGSDPNGAVYWLARMIEGGEDVKFIARRLLIAASEDIGNANPTALILANNTFQAVSVIGYPESRIILSQCAVYLANSPKSNASYLAIGNAQNLVQKTGDLSIPLHLRNAPTKLMKDLNYGKEYRYSHDYPNNFIAQEFLPDEISGTKLYEPGNNQRENQFKETLKQRWKDKYNY from the coding sequence ATGAATGAACCTTTGGCAGAAAGAATTAGACCAAAAACATTAGAAGATTACATTAGCCAACAACACTTGGTGGGTACAAATGGTGTTTTAACCAAATTAATAAAACAAGGAATTATTCCTTCTTTAATTTTGTGGGGACCTCCTGGAATTGGTAAAACTACGCTTGCAAATATTATTGCTACAGAGTCTAAACGTCCATTTTATACCCTTAGTGCCATAAGTTCAGGTGTAAAAGATGTAAGAGAAGTCATTGAAAAAGCTAAAAATAGTGGTGGTTTGTTCACGGCTAAAAATCCGATATTATTTATTGATGAAATTCATCGATTTAGCAAATCTCAACAAGATTCTTTATTAGGTGCTGTAGAAAAAGGTTGGGTAACTTTAATTGGAGCCACTACAGAAAATCCAAGTTTTGAAGTGATTCCTGCCCTACTTTCTCGTTGTCAAGTATATATATTAAACTCATTTGATAAAAATGATTTAGTAGCATTATTGCACAGAGCCATAGAAAAAGATAGCATTTTATCAACCAAAAAAATAACACTAAAAGAAACGGATGCTTTATTACAAGTTTCTAGTGGTGATGCTAGAAAACTCTTAAATATTTTTGAATTGTTGGTTTCTGCAGATGATGAAATTGTTATAACAAATGAATTAGTTTTAGACAAAATTCAGAAAAATACAGTCAGATATGACAAAACTGGTGAGCAACATTATGATATTGTTTCCGCTTTTATCAAATCGATTAGGGGTAGTGACCCAAATGGAGCTGTTTATTGGTTGGCTAGAATGATTGAAGGAGGAGAAGATGTTAAATTTATTGCTAGGCGATTGCTTATTGCTGCTTCTGAAGATATTGGCAACGCAAACCCGACAGCATTAATTTTAGCTAATAACACCTTTCAAGCGGTTTCAGTAATTGGGTATCCTGAATCTCGAATTATATTAAGCCAATGTGCAGTGTATTTAGCAAATTCCCCAAAAAGTAATGCTTCCTATTTAGCGATTGGAAATGCTCAAAATTTAGTTCAAAAAACTGGTGATTTATCAATACCTCTTCATTTAAGAAATGCACCTACAAAATTAATGAAAGATTTAAATTATGGGAAAGAATATAGGTATTCTCATGATTATCCAAATAACTTTATAGCACAAGAATTTTTACCAGATGAAATTTCTGGCACAAAACTATATGAACCAGGCAATAATCAAAGAGAAAATCAGTTTAAAGAAACTTTAAAACAACGTTGGAAAGACAAGTATAATTATTAG
- a CDS encoding polysaccharide deacetylase family protein, translating to MILVYTHKITPRIRYIFKHILTRTLLIPVDFTAKVEEFVAHNGPKLSYTKTPLGSEFFIKSNPLLFEQGVNDLEITMNKWDDVPCFFATNLKSAIPFDIFAASFYLVTRYEEYLPHVKDLHGRYSAEQSLAFKKGFLEQPVVDIWAYKFLKLLKEKFPEYDYKTRTYTYISTIDIDNAFAYKHKSLIRSIGGFFNDLFKFRLLNVLYRLAVIFNIKDDPFDTFQKLLRLKTTYNVKTIFFFLIGDYTTFDTNVSASKSKYRLLIKEMGDYAKVGLHPSYFTMDKAKLLKKEKERLEHITNTPVKISRQHYLRFSLPETYQHLIDLEIEEDYSMGYASNVGFRASTCTPFYFYDLDFEIQTPLKIYPFALMDTTLNDYMKLTPKQSLGRIRDLKNEVQAVNGTFITLFHNESLSNYLRWKGWKRLYESMLKVAIS from the coding sequence ATGATATTAGTTTATACACATAAAATTACACCAAGAATTCGTTATATTTTTAAGCATATACTTACAAGAACTTTATTAATTCCTGTAGATTTTACTGCTAAAGTAGAAGAATTTGTGGCACATAATGGACCAAAATTATCGTACACAAAAACACCTTTAGGAAGCGAGTTTTTTATAAAAAGTAATCCGTTATTATTTGAACAAGGTGTAAACGATCTAGAAATTACAATGAATAAATGGGACGATGTACCTTGTTTTTTCGCCACCAATTTAAAGTCAGCCATCCCTTTTGATATTTTTGCAGCTAGTTTTTATTTAGTTACTCGTTATGAAGAATATTTGCCACACGTAAAAGATCTTCATGGACGTTATTCTGCTGAGCAAAGTTTAGCGTTTAAAAAAGGTTTTTTAGAACAACCAGTAGTAGATATTTGGGCGTATAAATTTTTAAAATTACTGAAAGAAAAATTTCCAGAATACGATTACAAAACAAGAACCTATACTTATATTTCTACAATTGATATAGACAATGCTTTTGCCTATAAACACAAAAGCTTAATAAGAAGTATTGGTGGTTTTTTTAACGACTTGTTTAAATTCAGATTGTTAAATGTATTGTATCGATTAGCCGTAATTTTTAATATTAAAGACGATCCTTTTGATACCTTTCAAAAATTATTAAGACTCAAAACTACCTACAATGTAAAAACTATTTTCTTTTTTTTAATTGGCGATTATACCACTTTTGATACCAATGTTTCTGCTTCAAAAAGTAAATATAGATTGCTCATAAAAGAAATGGGCGATTATGCAAAAGTTGGTTTGCATCCTTCTTATTTTACAATGGACAAAGCGAAACTTTTAAAGAAAGAAAAAGAGCGTTTGGAGCATATAACAAATACACCTGTAAAAATTTCTAGACAACACTATTTGCGCTTTAGTCTACCAGAAACCTATCAACATTTAATAGATTTAGAAATCGAAGAAGATTATTCTATGGGCTATGCTAGCAACGTAGGTTTTAGAGCGAGTACATGTACACCTTTTTACTTCTATGATTTGGATTTTGAAATTCAAACACCATTAAAAATATATCCTTTTGCGTTGATGGATACTACTTTAAACGATTATATGAAGCTAACACCAAAACAATCTTTAGGTAGAATTAGAGATTTAAAAAACGAGGTGCAAGCTGTAAACGGAACTTTTATAACATTATTCCACAACGAAAGTTTAAGTAATTATTTACGATGGAAAGGTTGGAAACGCTTATACGAATCGATGTTAAAAGTTGCCATTTCTTAA
- a CDS encoding lipopolysaccharide biosynthesis protein, translated as METKVHKKQLTFFYKNILIMFRGTAIAQVIAVLGAVLLAKIYGEEGYGLFGVFISITSITSIISTFQLDKCIVISKNEKESANWFNFLLILIPVISLLITLILILFSDFFLKKIVDFNIFLFSAVGTLLLCYNLINESLFTFQKRFTIISNSKIFLTISNVCLQIILYTYFSLTGLIIGFLSSQFLLMLFFFFKNRKVINKPDFKEIKVGIKKRSTILKYLLPSNTINSLANNLMPILILAFFGAKETGVYFFSIKILATPLFLISSSISQVYFQKSAELLKENKKALLKLTKKIVITNLLIMFAFLLIINTIGMYLLEYFFSEKWLNLRIFTLVLSILIFARTAFNPISSLIVVLNKNFESLLFNSYLFLINLIAIYFGYIYDDILITITILSFLGGLGYLTLLIYFLNHLKYLIKKDV; from the coding sequence TTGGAAACTAAAGTACATAAAAAACAGTTAACTTTCTTTTATAAGAATATTCTTATAATGTTTAGAGGAACAGCAATTGCACAAGTTATTGCAGTTTTAGGAGCTGTTTTATTAGCTAAAATTTATGGCGAAGAAGGTTATGGCTTGTTTGGCGTATTTATTAGTATTACAAGTATTACCTCTATAATATCTACTTTTCAGTTAGATAAGTGCATTGTTATCTCAAAAAACGAAAAAGAAAGTGCAAATTGGTTTAATTTTTTACTTATTTTAATTCCTGTAATTTCACTATTAATTACACTTATATTAATTTTATTTTCTGATTTTTTTTTAAAAAAAATTGTTGATTTTAATATTTTTTTATTTTCTGCTGTTGGAACTTTATTGTTGTGCTATAATTTGATAAATGAAAGTTTATTTACATTTCAAAAAAGATTTACAATCATATCTAACTCAAAAATTTTTTTAACTATTAGTAATGTATGTCTTCAAATTATTCTTTACACTTATTTTAGTTTAACAGGATTAATAATAGGTTTTTTAAGTTCACAGTTTCTTTTAATGCTATTTTTCTTTTTTAAAAACAGAAAAGTAATTAACAAACCTGATTTTAAAGAAATTAAAGTTGGAATTAAAAAAAGAAGTACAATTTTAAAGTATTTACTTCCATCAAATACCATAAATAGTTTAGCTAATAATTTAATGCCAATTTTAATTCTAGCTTTTTTTGGTGCTAAAGAAACAGGAGTATATTTTTTTAGTATAAAAATTTTAGCAACTCCTTTATTTTTAATATCATCATCAATATCACAAGTTTATTTTCAAAAATCAGCTGAATTACTAAAAGAAAATAAAAAAGCATTACTAAAACTTACCAAAAAAATTGTAATTACAAATTTGCTTATCATGTTTGCTTTTCTTTTGATTATAAACACGATAGGTATGTATTTATTGGAATATTTTTTTAGTGAAAAATGGTTAAATTTAAGAATTTTTACATTAGTATTATCTATCCTTATATTTGCAAGAACCGCATTTAACCCCATAAGTAGTTTAATTGTTGTTCTGAATAAAAACTTTGAAAGTTTGTTATTTAATAGTTACTTATTTTTAATTAATTTAATTGCAATTTATTTTGGATATATATATGATGATATATTAATAACAATTACTATACTCTCTTTTTTAGGTGGTTTAGGCTATCTGACATTACTCATTTATTTTTTGAATCACTTAAAATATTTAATAAAAAAAGATGTTTAA
- the rlmB gene encoding 23S rRNA (guanosine(2251)-2'-O)-methyltransferase RlmB — MSDIIFGIRTIIEAIESNNTINKIYLQKGLRGDLYYELDKIIKSKKIATSIVPIEKLNRLSKNNNHQGAVAQISPVEFYDLENIIEKTMVANKMPLFLVLDQLSDVRNFGAIIRTAECTGVDAIVIQKNGSAPVNAETIKTSAGAAFKIPICKVDHIKDALFLLQASGIKTVAATEKTEESVYDINFNEPIAIIMGSEDRGVNPSVLKMVDYKAKLPILGEIESLNVSVACGAFLYETVRQRIKK; from the coding sequence ATGAGTGATATAATTTTTGGAATAAGAACAATTATAGAAGCGATTGAAAGCAACAATACTATAAACAAAATATATCTACAAAAAGGATTGCGAGGCGATTTATACTATGAATTAGATAAAATTATTAAATCTAAAAAGATTGCGACCAGTATTGTTCCTATAGAAAAACTAAATCGATTATCTAAAAACAACAATCATCAAGGAGCCGTAGCACAAATATCTCCTGTAGAATTTTATGATTTAGAAAATATTATAGAAAAAACAATGGTTGCTAACAAAATGCCTTTGTTTTTAGTCTTAGATCAATTATCTGATGTTCGTAATTTTGGCGCTATCATAAGAACTGCTGAGTGTACTGGAGTTGATGCTATTGTTATTCAAAAAAACGGAAGTGCGCCTGTAAATGCTGAAACGATTAAAACTTCTGCTGGAGCAGCATTTAAAATACCTATTTGTAAAGTTGATCATATTAAAGATGCTTTATTCTTATTACAGGCCTCAGGAATAAAAACAGTGGCAGCTACTGAAAAAACAGAAGAATCTGTATATGATATCAATTTTAATGAACCAATAGCTATTATTATGGGTTCTGAAGATAGAGGTGTAAATCCTTCTGTATTAAAAATGGTAGATTACAAAGCTAAATTACCTATTTTAGGAGAAATAGAATCTTTAAATGTTTCTGTTGCCTGTGGTGCTTTTTTGTATGAAACTGTAAGACAAAGAATTAAAAAGTAG
- a CDS encoding DapH/DapD/GlmU-related protein has protein sequence MFKKLDFFLFGWIINWFYPEYYRPKYGYQRYYVLFFQYLVPQKMFRLNPKVKWPVHFTSKVLSPEKITKGILCDPGDNLNNYIQANNGIVFGSNIELGPGVSIISSNHESDNLRAHKKGKSITIGNHVWIGANSTILPEVTIGNNVIIGANSLVNKNIPANSIAVGNPCKVIKQKKKYVENLSELIFNKKIPKKYVAFLNANL, from the coding sequence ATGTTTAAAAAACTAGATTTTTTTCTTTTTGGCTGGATTATAAATTGGTTTTATCCTGAATATTACCGACCAAAATATGGGTATCAGCGTTATTATGTGTTGTTTTTTCAATATTTAGTTCCGCAAAAAATGTTCAGATTAAACCCAAAAGTAAAATGGCCAGTTCATTTTACATCTAAAGTTTTATCACCAGAAAAAATAACTAAAGGAATTTTATGTGATCCTGGAGATAACCTCAACAACTACATACAAGCCAATAATGGTATTGTTTTTGGCTCAAATATAGAGTTAGGTCCAGGAGTTTCTATTATTTCATCAAACCATGAAAGTGATAATTTAAGAGCACATAAAAAAGGGAAATCAATTACGATTGGCAATCATGTTTGGATTGGCGCAAACAGTACAATTTTGCCAGAAGTTACTATTGGAAACAACGTAATTATAGGTGCAAATTCTTTGGTAAATAAAAATATTCCTGCAAATTCTATTGCTGTTGGTAATCCTTGTAAGGTAATTAAGCAAAAGAAAAAGTACGTAGAAAATTTATCGGAATTAATTTTTAACAAAAAAATTCCTAAAAAATATGTGGCGTTTTTGAATGCTAACCTTTAA
- a CDS encoding DUF5723 family protein, with product MKKFLILLQVLLAFSATSQNKQILYNFAELPQTLLLNPAAETNYKFHVGVPFLSGFSAQIGSKGVVLKDIFAVDNRNINDKIVEAISNLRPNDYLKLNTQVEILSGGFRYKDKTYISFGFYEEIDAFGYFPKDLLTLLTEGNNAFLNKNFRVSEISYQLDVLGVLHAGFSKKIDEQLTLGARVKLYSSALNMQSTYNTGTFTTTEGVNSLYTHYLNNIHLNARTSGLVNSETNQYIEDTSQYLKNTFLGDNIGVGFDVGFTYKMSPQLEISGSILDVGFINHKTNIKNSKVEGDFVYEGVIFTFDANTPRNYWGEIDKRLKEQLPITEDQESYISWRPTKINAALKYSFGERRSKVCYDNRFKDFYTDALGFQLHTVFRPLNPQLAFTGFYQKSITNKIHTKFTYTIDDVSFTNFGAGVSAQIGSVNFYGMVDNLLSYRNLSAANSLSLQVGFNVIFN from the coding sequence ATGAAAAAATTTTTAATTTTATTGCAGGTTTTATTAGCGTTTTCAGCTACATCACAAAACAAACAAATTCTATACAATTTTGCAGAATTACCACAAACACTATTGTTAAATCCTGCAGCTGAAACCAATTATAAGTTTCATGTGGGAGTTCCTTTTTTGTCTGGTTTTTCTGCTCAAATTGGTTCTAAAGGAGTTGTATTAAAAGATATTTTTGCTGTGGACAATCGAAATATAAATGATAAAATTGTTGAAGCCATCAGCAATTTAAGACCAAACGATTATTTAAAACTAAATACACAAGTAGAGATTTTAAGTGGTGGTTTTCGCTATAAAGATAAAACTTATATAAGTTTTGGTTTTTATGAAGAAATAGATGCCTTTGGTTATTTTCCTAAAGATTTATTAACGCTGCTTACAGAAGGAAACAACGCTTTTCTCAACAAAAATTTTAGAGTTTCGGAAATATCATATCAATTAGATGTTTTAGGAGTTCTCCATGCAGGATTTTCAAAAAAAATTGATGAGCAACTTACGTTGGGAGCAAGAGTTAAACTCTATTCTTCCGCTTTAAATATGCAATCGACTTATAATACAGGAACTTTTACAACTACTGAAGGTGTAAATAGTTTATACACGCATTATTTAAATAACATACATTTGAATGCAAGAACATCTGGTTTGGTTAATTCCGAAACCAATCAATATATTGAAGATACAAGTCAATATCTTAAAAATACTTTTTTAGGTGATAATATAGGTGTAGGTTTTGATGTTGGTTTTACCTATAAAATGTCTCCTCAACTAGAAATTTCTGGAAGCATTTTAGATGTTGGTTTCATCAATCATAAAACCAATATAAAAAATTCTAAAGTTGAAGGTGATTTTGTATATGAAGGAGTTATTTTTACATTTGATGCCAATACTCCAAGAAATTATTGGGGAGAAATAGATAAGCGTCTTAAAGAACAATTGCCAATTACAGAAGACCAAGAGTCCTATATTTCTTGGCGTCCAACAAAAATAAATGCTGCTTTAAAGTATAGTTTTGGAGAACGAAGGAGCAAGGTTTGTTATGACAATCGATTCAAAGATTTTTATACGGATGCTTTGGGTTTTCAATTACATACTGTGTTTAGACCATTAAATCCTCAATTGGCTTTTACTGGATTTTATCAAAAATCAATCACTAATAAAATTCATACAAAATTTACATATACCATTGATGATGTTTCTTTTACCAACTTTGGAGCAGGTGTATCTGCACAAATAGGAAGCGTTAATTTTTATGGAATGGTCGATAATCTATTATCATATAGAAACCTATCAGCAGCAAATAGTTTATCTTTACAAGTAGGTTTTAATGTAATATTTAATTAA
- the trkA gene encoding Trk system potassium transporter TrkA — MKIIIAGAGDVGFHLAKLLSYESQDTYIIDFDGDKLEYLNNHLDVITKKGDATSIKLLKEIGISSADLLIAVTESQNTNFTISVIGKSLGAKKTIARIDNPEFLNNCEVDFTKFGVDFMISPQELAANEIKMLLNQSSFNDTVQFESGLFNVMGTELSYKSPLVDLTVKEAKQKFKNVDFITIAIKRENVSQTIIPRGDTVYNLDDQVYFSVPNYAIKDLYPIIGKEQFDIKSVMILGGSSIGEKTARNLCQDNFKVKLIEKNREKAEALAENLCDTLIINGDGRDLELLEEENIREMDAFVAVTGNSETNIMSCLVAKSKGVKKTIALVENMDYIDISQTIGIQSLINKKLIAASNIFKHIRKGGILELANLHNIDAEVFEFEVKPNAKVTEKPIRDLRFPREAVFGGIIRNGKALMSFGNMQIRTGDKVIVFCLPEAIATVEKLFK; from the coding sequence ATGAAGATTATAATTGCAGGTGCTGGAGATGTTGGTTTTCATTTAGCAAAACTATTATCTTATGAATCTCAAGATACATATATTATCGATTTTGATGGCGATAAATTAGAGTACCTCAACAATCACTTAGATGTAATTACCAAAAAAGGTGATGCAACTTCCATAAAATTATTAAAAGAAATTGGCATAAGTTCTGCTGATTTACTAATTGCTGTTACTGAAAGCCAGAATACAAATTTCACAATTTCTGTAATAGGTAAATCTTTAGGAGCAAAAAAAACCATAGCAAGAATTGATAATCCTGAGTTTTTAAACAATTGTGAAGTAGATTTCACAAAATTCGGTGTAGATTTTATGATATCTCCCCAAGAATTGGCAGCAAATGAGATAAAAATGTTGCTAAACCAATCTTCTTTTAACGATACTGTTCAGTTTGAAAGTGGTCTTTTTAATGTAATGGGTACTGAGCTTTCTTACAAATCTCCTTTGGTAGATTTAACAGTAAAAGAAGCCAAACAAAAGTTTAAAAATGTAGATTTTATTACCATTGCCATTAAAAGAGAAAATGTATCTCAAACGATTATTCCTAGAGGAGATACTGTTTATAATTTAGATGATCAGGTGTATTTTTCTGTACCTAACTATGCTATTAAAGATTTATACCCCATTATTGGTAAAGAACAATTCGATATTAAAAGCGTTATGATTCTTGGTGGTAGTAGCATAGGCGAAAAAACAGCAAGGAATCTTTGTCAAGATAACTTTAAGGTCAAATTGATTGAAAAAAATAGAGAGAAAGCAGAAGCTCTTGCAGAAAATTTATGCGACACTTTAATTATAAATGGTGATGGTCGTGATTTAGAACTTTTAGAAGAGGAGAACATCAGAGAAATGGATGCTTTTGTAGCTGTTACTGGAAATTCTGAAACCAACATCATGTCTTGTTTAGTGGCAAAGTCTAAAGGTGTAAAAAAGACAATAGCTTTAGTTGAGAACATGGATTATATTGATATTTCTCAAACCATAGGAATACAATCGTTAATCAACAAAAAACTAATTGCAGCCAGTAATATTTTTAAACATATTAGAAAAGGTGGCATTTTAGAACTCGCAAATTTACACAATATCGATGCTGAAGTTTTTGAGTTTGAAGTAAAACCAAATGCAAAAGTTACAGAAAAACCGATTAGAGATTTACGTTTTCCAAGAGAAGCCGTTTTTGGTGGTATCATTAGAAATGGAAAAGCGTTAATGTCTTTTGGAAATATGCAAATACGAACTGGAGATAAAGTAATCGTTTTTTGTTTGCCAGAAGCAATTGCTACCGTAGAAAAACTTTTTAAATAA